The following are encoded in a window of Halosolutus halophilus genomic DNA:
- the nth gene encoding endonuclease III — MGTPLETRSEQAAEIVDRLEEAYPDSTISLRYANRLELLIAVILSAQCTDERVNAETEKLFEKYDGPEDYANAPQEELAEDLNSITYYNNKATYIRSACQTIVEEHDGEVPDTMDELTDLSGVGRKTANVVLQHGHDVVEGIVVDTHVQRLSRRLGLTEEERPEAIEQELMEIVPERYWQQFTHLCIDHGRATCTARNPDCGECVLADICPSEKADSEIDLASGEPW; from the coding sequence ATGGGAACCCCACTGGAGACGCGCAGCGAGCAGGCCGCGGAGATCGTCGATCGACTCGAGGAGGCCTACCCCGACTCGACCATCTCGCTGCGGTACGCGAACCGACTGGAGTTGCTGATCGCCGTTATCCTCTCGGCCCAGTGTACGGACGAGCGGGTCAACGCGGAGACCGAGAAACTCTTCGAGAAGTACGACGGCCCCGAAGACTACGCGAACGCGCCCCAGGAGGAACTCGCGGAGGACCTGAACTCGATCACCTATTACAACAACAAGGCAACGTACATCCGGAGCGCCTGCCAGACGATCGTCGAGGAACACGACGGCGAGGTCCCGGACACGATGGACGAACTGACCGACCTCTCGGGCGTCGGCCGCAAGACTGCGAACGTCGTCCTCCAGCACGGTCACGACGTCGTCGAGGGGATCGTCGTCGACACGCACGTCCAGCGCCTCTCGCGCCGACTCGGACTCACCGAGGAGGAGCGTCCGGAAGCGATCGAGCAGGAGTTGATGGAGATCGTTCCCGAGCGCTACTGGCAACAGTTCACCCACCTCTGTATCGACCACGGCCGCGCGACCTGTACGGCCCGGAACCCGGACTGTGGGGAGTGCGTGCTCGCGGATATCTGTCCCTCCGAGAAGGCTGACAGTGAGATCGACCTCGCGTCCGGCGAGCCCTGGTAA
- the mvaD gene encoding phosphomevalonate decarboxylase MvaD produces the protein MKATAMAHPIQGLVKYHGMRDEIERLPYHDSISVCTAPSHTRTTVEFSMDYDEDTFVVDGEELDGRAYERVEAVVEKARDMSDAAHTVYPVRLESENSFPSNVGLGSSSSGFAAAAMALAEAAELDASKQEISTIARVGSASAARAVTGAFSQLHSGLNDEDCLSRRIPSDLHEDLKIVVGLVPYHKETEDAHEEAADSHMFQARMAHVHGQLAEMRDALRKNDFDRAFELAEQDSLSLAATTMTGPSGWVYWQPATLTIFNRVRELREEEDIPVYFSTDTGASVYVNTTEEHADEVEEAISDCGVSTTVWEVGGPARLLDEDDHLF, from the coding sequence ATGAAAGCAACGGCCATGGCCCACCCGATCCAGGGGCTGGTCAAGTATCACGGGATGCGCGACGAGATCGAACGACTTCCCTACCACGACAGTATCAGCGTCTGTACGGCCCCGAGCCACACGCGAACGACCGTCGAGTTCTCGATGGACTACGACGAGGACACGTTCGTCGTCGACGGCGAGGAACTCGACGGGCGCGCGTACGAGCGCGTCGAAGCCGTCGTCGAGAAAGCCCGGGATATGTCGGACGCAGCCCACACCGTGTACCCCGTCCGACTGGAGAGCGAGAACAGTTTCCCCTCGAACGTCGGACTCGGCTCGTCATCGTCCGGCTTCGCCGCCGCCGCGATGGCACTCGCCGAGGCGGCCGAACTCGACGCCTCGAAACAGGAAATTTCGACGATCGCCCGCGTCGGCTCCGCCTCCGCGGCGCGTGCCGTCACCGGCGCGTTCTCGCAGCTTCACAGCGGTCTCAACGACGAGGACTGTCTCTCCCGGCGCATTCCGTCCGACCTCCACGAGGACCTGAAGATCGTCGTCGGCCTCGTTCCCTACCACAAGGAGACCGAGGACGCCCACGAGGAGGCCGCCGACAGTCACATGTTTCAGGCGCGGATGGCCCACGTTCACGGCCAGCTCGCCGAGATGCGCGACGCCCTCCGAAAGAACGATTTCGATCGGGCGTTCGAACTCGCCGAACAGGACTCGCTCTCGCTCGCCGCGACCACGATGACCGGCCCGTCGGGCTGGGTCTACTGGCAGCCCGCGACGCTGACGATCTTCAACCGCGTCCGAGAACTCCGCGAGGAGGAGGACATTCCCGTCTACTTCTCGACCGACACGGGTGCCAGCGTCTACGTCAACACGACCGAGGAGCACGCCGACGAGGTCGAGGAAGCGATTTCCGACTGCGGCGTCTCGACGACCGTCTGGGAGGTCGGCGGTCCCGCACGGCTGCTCGACGAGGACGACCACCTGTTCTAA
- a CDS encoding NAD(P)/FAD-dependent oxidoreductase, which produces MHVVVLGAGYAGLTLTRLLERTLPEGVDITLVDESPDHLVQHELHRVIRRPELAGEITVSLPAALDRATVRVARVEGIDRDERVVTLSDGDLEYDLAAICLGAQTAFYGLEGVFEYGTPLKRLSHASRIRRRALAVCRRDDARIVVGGAGLSGVQVAGELAALAREEGSTASVTILEQLDRVAPGFPAHFQRAVERTLEDAGVEVRTGATVVEADAERITLESGERVPYDQFVWTGGIRGSDALAGDRPTVDGDLRLDEHTFALGDAARVVDADGDAVPASAQSAVREARTAAENISRLVDARSTGSDPLVPHLETFSFDSPGWLVSVGDDAVAQVGPAVFTGRPAKALKTTVGVGYLSSIGGIRNAAELVYRDAISPGRV; this is translated from the coding sequence ATGCACGTCGTCGTGCTCGGCGCGGGCTACGCCGGCCTGACGCTGACGCGCTTGCTCGAGCGAACCCTCCCGGAGGGCGTCGACATCACGCTCGTCGACGAATCCCCCGACCACCTCGTCCAGCACGAACTCCACCGCGTGATTCGCCGCCCGGAACTGGCCGGCGAGATCACGGTGTCGCTGCCCGCGGCGCTCGATCGGGCGACCGTCCGCGTCGCTCGCGTGGAGGGAATCGATCGGGACGAACGGGTCGTCACGCTGTCGGACGGCGACCTCGAATACGATCTGGCGGCGATCTGTCTCGGCGCGCAGACCGCTTTCTACGGACTCGAAGGGGTCTTCGAGTACGGGACGCCGCTCAAGCGGCTGTCACACGCGTCTCGGATTCGACGGCGAGCGCTGGCGGTGTGTCGGCGCGACGACGCCCGGATCGTCGTCGGCGGGGCCGGCCTGTCCGGAGTACAGGTCGCGGGCGAACTCGCGGCGCTCGCACGCGAGGAAGGCAGTACCGCGTCGGTGACGATCCTCGAACAGCTCGATCGGGTCGCGCCGGGGTTCCCGGCGCACTTCCAGCGGGCGGTCGAACGAACGCTCGAGGACGCCGGCGTCGAGGTTCGAACCGGGGCGACCGTCGTCGAAGCCGACGCGGAGCGGATTACCCTCGAATCGGGCGAGCGCGTCCCCTACGACCAGTTCGTCTGGACCGGCGGGATCCGGGGCTCCGACGCACTCGCGGGCGATCGACCGACCGTGGACGGCGACCTGCGACTCGACGAGCACACGTTCGCGCTCGGAGACGCCGCACGGGTGGTCGACGCCGACGGCGACGCCGTGCCGGCGAGCGCGCAGTCGGCCGTTCGCGAGGCCCGGACCGCGGCCGAGAATATTTCCCGTCTCGTCGACGCCAGATCGACCGGGAGCGACCCGCTCGTCCCGCACCTCGAGACGTTTTCCTTCGACTCGCCAGGGTGGCTGGTCAGCGTCGGCGACGACGCGGTCGCGCAGGTCGGCCCGGCGGTCTTCACCGGCCGCCCGGCGAAGGCGCTGAAGACGACCGTCGGCGTCGGCTACCTCTCGTCGATCGGCGGTATAAGAAACGCGGCCGAACTGGTCTATCGGGACGCAATTTCACCGGGCCGGGTCTAG
- a CDS encoding pyridoxamine 5'-phosphate oxidase family protein, whose amino-acid sequence MEIVEDTLPVGLDAFLERPLFCTLATTAENGAPRISPLWYLWEDESVWIIADTVAKTYPDRVHRDSRAAIAIVDFDAAGGRVHHVGMRGTAVLEPFDVDRAERLLERYLGLDRDAWDPRFRGLDPDRWAFVRFDPDTVVARDQSFASSLG is encoded by the coding sequence ATGGAGATCGTCGAAGACACGCTTCCGGTGGGCCTCGACGCGTTCCTCGAACGGCCGCTGTTCTGTACGCTCGCGACGACGGCCGAGAACGGCGCGCCTCGGATCTCGCCGCTGTGGTACCTCTGGGAGGACGAGTCCGTCTGGATCATCGCCGACACCGTCGCGAAGACCTATCCCGATCGGGTCCACCGAGATTCGCGAGCGGCGATCGCGATCGTCGACTTCGACGCCGCCGGCGGCCGCGTCCACCACGTCGGGATGCGCGGCACCGCGGTCCTCGAACCGTTCGACGTCGATCGGGCGGAGCGGCTCCTGGAGCGCTACCTCGGACTCGATCGGGACGCGTGGGATCCGCGATTCCGGGGGCTGGATCCCGACCGATGGGCGTTCGTCCGGTTCGATCCGGACACGGTGGTCGCCCGCGATCAGTCGTTCGCGTCGAGTCTCGGCTGA
- the fen gene encoding flap endonuclease-1, producing the protein MGNAALRDIAVIEEIPFSEIEGVVAVDAHNWLYRYLTTTVKWTNGEVYTTADGTEVANLVGIVQGLPKFFENDVVPVMVFDGGPSELKDDEIESRREQRRSYEEQLETARERGDEVAIAQLESRTQRLTPTIQETSRELFRLLDVPIVKAPAEGEAQAAHMARRGDADYVGSEDYDALLFGAPRTLRQLTSKGDPELMDLQATLDRHDLTLEQLIDAAILIGTDFNEGVRGIGPKTALTEISEHGDLWSVLEARGDTVENGDRVRQLFRNPNVTDDYEFDTSLDPDLAAAREYVTDEWGVHEDEVERGFERIEESVTQTGLDRWT; encoded by the coding sequence ATGGGCAACGCTGCACTCCGGGATATCGCGGTCATCGAGGAGATTCCGTTCTCCGAGATCGAGGGCGTCGTGGCCGTCGACGCGCACAACTGGCTCTACCGGTACCTGACGACGACGGTCAAGTGGACGAACGGCGAGGTGTACACGACCGCCGACGGGACCGAAGTGGCGAACCTCGTGGGAATCGTCCAGGGACTCCCCAAGTTCTTCGAGAACGACGTCGTCCCGGTGATGGTCTTCGACGGCGGCCCCTCGGAACTCAAGGACGACGAGATCGAGTCCCGTCGCGAACAGCGACGGAGCTACGAGGAGCAACTTGAGACCGCCCGCGAGAGGGGCGACGAGGTCGCGATCGCACAGCTCGAATCACGAACCCAACGCCTGACGCCGACGATCCAGGAGACCAGCCGGGAGCTCTTCCGCCTGCTCGACGTCCCGATCGTCAAGGCGCCGGCCGAGGGCGAAGCGCAGGCCGCGCACATGGCCCGGCGGGGCGACGCCGACTACGTCGGCTCGGAGGACTACGACGCCCTGCTGTTCGGCGCACCGCGGACGCTGCGTCAGTTGACGAGCAAGGGCGATCCCGAACTGATGGACCTCCAGGCGACGCTCGATCGCCACGATCTCACCCTCGAGCAGTTGATCGACGCGGCGATCCTCATCGGGACGGACTTCAACGAGGGCGTCAGAGGGATCGGTCCCAAGACGGCTCTCACCGAGATCAGCGAACACGGCGACCTCTGGAGCGTCCTCGAGGCGCGCGGCGACACCGTAGAGAACGGCGATCGGGTCCGCCAGCTGTTCCGGAACCCCAACGTGACCGACGACTACGAGTTCGATACCTCTCTCGATCCCGATCTCGCGGCGGCACGGGAGTACGTCACCGACGAGTGGGGCGTTCACGAGGACGAAGTCGAACGCGGCTTCGAGCGGATCGAGGAGAGCGTCACCCAGACGGGACTCGATCGGTGGACCTGA
- a CDS encoding GNAT family N-acetyltransferase → MEYDILGWPPDGPKLRLDHERFSYAGKFVMTNTGKAVARDDAAADEPIVAAVAFNEDRTDSGTLWLRYVTVARDRRGEGIGPQLLGRVRDRAIERGYDRLRIAVNNPFAYEALYRTGFEYTGETTGIAELVLEYEPDRDPPGRERYQTGLDEFRDRDLSAEEETFLESRRDRGPPDRAY, encoded by the coding sequence GTGGAGTACGACATACTGGGGTGGCCGCCGGACGGGCCGAAACTGCGACTCGATCACGAACGATTCAGCTACGCCGGGAAGTTCGTGATGACGAACACGGGCAAGGCCGTCGCCCGGGACGACGCGGCGGCCGACGAACCGATCGTCGCCGCCGTCGCGTTCAACGAGGACCGTACCGACTCGGGGACGCTGTGGCTGCGGTACGTCACGGTCGCGCGCGATCGCCGGGGTGAGGGGATCGGCCCGCAACTGCTCGGCCGCGTTCGCGATCGAGCCATCGAGCGGGGCTACGATCGGCTCCGGATCGCCGTCAACAATCCGTTCGCCTACGAGGCACTGTATCGGACGGGATTCGAGTACACGGGCGAGACGACGGGGATCGCCGAACTGGTCCTCGAGTACGAACCGGACCGGGACCCGCCGGGCCGCGAGCGGTACCAGACCGGCCTCGACGAGTTCCGCGATCGCGACCTCTCCGCGGAGGAGGAGACGTTTCTCGAGTCGCGACGTGATCGCGGCCCGCCCGATCGAGCGTACTGA
- a CDS encoding DUF7344 domain-containing protein: MGNKEHSGGSDPDWEVIDHGFAVLRDQARRYALYFLLEQETASVEELADVVTAWMEATSYGMATSQQRDRIHQTLVHQHLPILADSEIVDYDAGTNTVSLTPCPDAIREFVRLACLAETGS, from the coding sequence ATGGGTAACAAAGAGCACTCCGGAGGGTCGGACCCTGACTGGGAGGTGATCGACCACGGGTTCGCCGTTCTCCGGGACCAGGCACGCCGGTACGCGCTCTATTTCCTCCTGGAACAGGAGACCGCCTCGGTCGAGGAACTCGCCGACGTGGTCACAGCCTGGATGGAGGCGACCTCCTACGGGATGGCAACCAGCCAACAGCGCGATCGGATTCACCAGACGCTCGTTCACCAGCACCTGCCGATCCTGGCCGATTCCGAAATCGTCGACTACGACGCCGGGACGAACACGGTCTCGCTGACGCCCTGTCCGGACGCGATCCGCGAGTTCGTCCGTCTGGCCTGTCTCGCCGAGACCGGATCGTAA
- a CDS encoding DICT sensory domain-containing protein, whose amino-acid sequence MTLSDVFDRLDHPRRTITVYASAPQPDVTAQFETRGTTVGYCSLPDETDQGFLVVRDVDGFAGSIGLVEVREFLEPPVYRPWDAALVDAPYRTLLEVLDETLWQSLDRRQLLATSREIEDRAWRVGRGTLKVGFQRLSALQAQLPVYERLVDDTALEIHVYGSGDWDPPSRPGLTVHTDPGGEVGQFWFLTFDGGPDDQQACGLLAEERDPGSFAGFWTYDADLVDEIATAVRETDD is encoded by the coding sequence ATGACCCTGTCCGACGTGTTCGACCGTCTCGATCACCCTCGCCGGACGATCACCGTGTACGCGAGCGCACCGCAACCGGACGTCACGGCACAGTTCGAAACGCGGGGTACCACGGTCGGCTACTGTTCGCTCCCCGACGAGACGGACCAGGGATTTCTCGTCGTCAGGGATGTGGACGGCTTCGCCGGATCGATCGGGCTCGTCGAAGTCCGCGAATTCCTCGAACCGCCCGTCTACCGACCCTGGGACGCCGCGTTAGTCGACGCACCGTACCGGACGTTACTCGAGGTACTCGACGAGACGCTGTGGCAATCGCTCGATCGACGACAGCTACTGGCGACGAGCCGAGAAATCGAGGACCGAGCGTGGCGGGTCGGTCGAGGGACGCTCAAGGTCGGGTTCCAGCGACTCTCCGCGCTGCAGGCGCAACTCCCGGTTTACGAGCGACTGGTCGACGACACGGCTCTCGAAATCCACGTCTACGGGAGTGGCGACTGGGACCCGCCGTCACGTCCCGGTCTGACGGTCCACACCGACCCTGGCGGTGAGGTCGGCCAGTTCTGGTTTCTCACGTTCGACGGCGGCCCGGACGACCAGCAGGCCTGCGGACTGCTCGCCGAAGAGCGCGATCCCGGTTCGTTCGCCGGGTTCTGGACCTACGACGCCGATCTCGTCGACGAGATCGCGACGGCCGTCCGCGAGACTGACGACTGA
- a CDS encoding amphi-Trp domain-containing protein, with the protein MSYGELLETEREQTPAEVADWLRAFADDLDGTGDLTVAGDDESVTIDRPDETLEFELEVEREPGDDADEIELEIELEWDVPPAETADESETEESDEPGSEGTEGSETGETEGSETDESDE; encoded by the coding sequence ATGAGCTACGGAGAGTTACTCGAGACCGAACGCGAACAGACCCCTGCCGAGGTCGCGGACTGGCTTCGTGCGTTCGCCGACGACCTCGACGGAACCGGGGATCTGACCGTCGCGGGTGACGACGAGTCAGTCACGATCGACCGGCCCGACGAGACCCTCGAGTTCGAACTCGAGGTCGAACGGGAACCGGGGGACGACGCCGACGAGATCGAACTGGAGATCGAACTCGAGTGGGACGTGCCGCCTGCGGAGACGGCGGACGAGTCGGAGACTGAAGAGTCGGACGAGCCGGGATCTGAAGGAACGGAGGGATCGGAGACCGGAGAAACGGAGGGATCGGAAACCGACGAATCGGACGAGTAG
- a CDS encoding lysyl oxidase family protein yields the protein MEIKWMKGRRRAAALVGVLLIVAAGIGMTTLGGVAADNPFTANDSSTDTSTPSGSEGATDEEATPADEESSAALSPSTAEPDPEPSDDQVEDRPEVNFVPGVRNFNISTEVFDESSSDVEDGFVTPGEHRLLRFDMIIYNEGDRDAELGRPEDHPDLFEYSDSHGHAHLKGFNNYVLFNESGDRTGVVRKQTFCLRDLYQTRSTANSSAQFDCEYQGISAGWADEYDASLPGQYIVIDDLPDGEYTLQATTNAEGTIDEKCDDDNTVRVDLHINNDTVTVHTSQSHYVKPSAC from the coding sequence ATGGAAATAAAATGGATGAAAGGTAGGAGGCGTGCGGCGGCACTGGTGGGGGTTCTCCTCATCGTGGCGGCGGGGATCGGCATGACCACGCTCGGGGGCGTTGCGGCTGACAACCCGTTCACGGCGAACGACAGTAGCACGGACACTTCCACGCCCTCCGGAAGCGAAGGCGCCACGGACGAGGAGGCCACCCCGGCGGACGAAGAGAGCTCGGCGGCATTGTCACCCTCGACAGCTGAGCCCGACCCTGAACCCTCGGACGACCAAGTCGAGGACAGGCCGGAGGTCAACTTCGTTCCAGGAGTCAGGAATTTCAATATTTCAACAGAAGTGTTTGATGAGTCCAGCTCTGACGTTGAAGACGGTTTCGTGACCCCGGGTGAACATAGACTACTTCGATTTGATATGATTATCTACAATGAAGGAGACAGAGATGCCGAATTGGGCCGTCCTGAGGACCACCCGGATCTGTTCGAGTATTCGGACTCCCATGGTCACGCGCATTTGAAAGGATTCAATAACTATGTCCTGTTTAATGAATCGGGCGACAGGACGGGAGTGGTGCGGAAACAGACCTTTTGTCTTCGGGATCTGTACCAAACCCGTTCAACCGCCAATAGTAGTGCCCAGTTCGATTGTGAGTATCAAGGGATTAGTGCCGGGTGGGCTGACGAGTATGACGCGTCTCTGCCCGGCCAATATATTGTCATCGACGATCTCCCTGACGGAGAGTACACGCTTCAAGCGACGACGAACGCCGAAGGAACAATTGACGAGAAATGCGACGACGATAACACCGTTCGAGTCGATCTTCACATCAACAATGATACAGTTACGGTCCACACTTCCCAAAGCCACTACGTGAAACCGTCTGCTTGCTGA